In Drosophila nasuta strain 15112-1781.00 chromosome 2R, ASM2355853v1, whole genome shotgun sequence, a single genomic region encodes these proteins:
- the LOC132785424 gene encoding probable ribonuclease ZC3H12C → MRIKMDCEVPDKQKHQQHQQQQQQQQQSTNKLYARKPQTSQQQQQQQHQQESSDDDELSTTERKNLEFAQKLGYSEQSIHTALTRLGSEAKQNELLAELIKLTADAPRPPPANNNNNSNSSSSNNSSNNFYGSLRHIVIDGSNVALSHGNNTIFSCRGIRICVEWFRQRGHRHVTAFVPNWRKELANNNITEQELLYELEQERVLVFTPSRHLDGKRVSCYDDRFILKLAVETDGIVVSNDNYRDLLLESNEFRKVVQERLLMYSFVDDIFMPPDDPLGRSGPTLDMFLRTQAQQKMPDAQQQLCPYGKKCTYGQKCKFRHQSTTLQLQRLPLQVSHSAPLHSNSNGGGPQSTSSNCSTISGVSGNSNTAKLAALARTKSNTVEISQQQQQQLCHSFNSQLELEAESSQQLNRHKKLQRQAAPQPPTSAFRLLVPTYSAPQQQQQQTQPMNNSSYHHQYLTRTPSAPLTDQHQAAKLSLSLSMPVGHNLAHHLSASDSRINEELHSTQASREEQRRLLRYHLSSLFPQHQVHAVLQLYPDETDAKTICAAILNLFPHN, encoded by the coding sequence ATGCGCATTAAAATGGATTGTGAAGTGCCAGACAAGcaaaaacatcaacagcatcaacagcaacagcagcaacaacaacaaagcaccAACAAGTTGTATGCTAGAAAGCCACAGAcgtcgcaacaacaacaacagcagcagcaccaacaggAAAGcagcgatgatgatgagttgAGCACAACGGAACGCAAGAATCTGGAATTCGCACAGAAATTGGGCTATAGCGAGCAATCGATACACACGGCGTTAACGCGCCTTGGCTCAGAGGCTAAACAAAACGAGCTGCTCGCCGAGCTCATCAAGTTGACTGCAGATGCGCCCCGCCCACCACccgctaacaacaacaacaacagcaacagtagcagtagcaacaacagcagcaacaacttctATGGATCACTGCGTCACATTGTCATCGATGGCAGCAATGTGGCATTGTCACACGGAAACAACACTATTTTCAGCTGCCGCGGCATTCGCATTTGTGTCGAGTGGTTTCGGCAGCGCGGCCATCGACATGTCACAGCCTTTGTGCCGAACTGGCGCAAGGagttggccaacaacaacattacgGAGCAGGAGCTCCTCTATGAGCTTGAGCAGGAACGTGTTCTGGTCTTTACGCCCTCGAGGCATTTGGATGGCAAGCGTGTCTCGTGCTACGACGATCGTTTCATCCTCAAGTTGGCTGTGGAAACCGACGGCATTGTAGTGTCCAACGACAACTATCGTGATCTGCTTCTGGAGAGCAACGAGTTCCGCAAAGTGGTGCAAGAGCGTCTACTGATGTACTCTTTTGTGGATGACATCTTTATGCCGCCCGACGATCCGCTAGGTCGCTCCGGTCCCACTCTAGACATGTTCCTGCGCACCCAGGCGCAGCAAAAGATGCCCGATGCACAGCAGCAATTATGTCCGTATGGCAAGAAGTGCACCTATGGCCAGAAGTGCAAGTTTCGTCATCAGTCCACTACGTTGCAGCTACAGCGTTTGCCACTCCAAGTCTCGCACAGTGCACCGctgcacagcaacagcaatggagGCGGACCACAATCAACaagcagcaattgcagcacCATTAGCGGCGtcagtggcaacagcaacaccgcCAAACTGGCGGCACTTGCGCGCACCAAGTCGAATACAGTTGAAATctctcagcagcagcaacaacagttatGTCATTCCTTCAACAGCCAATTGGAGCTAGAAGCGGAATCATCGCAGCAGCTCAATCGTCACAAGAAACTGCAGCGTCAGGCAGCTCCACAACCACCAACTTCCGCCTTCAGACTGCTGGTGCCCACTTACAGTgcaccacaacagcagcaacaacaaactcaACCAatgaacaacagcagctatCATCACCAGTATCTGACGCGCACGCCGTCTGCGCCGTTGACAGATCAGCATCAGGCTGCCAAGTTGTCGCTGTCACTATCGATGCCCGTCGGCCACAATTTGGCCCATCATCTGTCTGCCTCGGATTCGCGCATCAACGAAGAGTTGCACTCGACGCAGGCTTCGCGCGAGGAGCAGCGACGTCTGTTGCGCTATCACTTGAGCAGTCTGTTTCCGCAGCATCAGGTGCACGCTGTGCTTCAGCTGTATCCCGATGAGACGGATGCCAAGACAATCTGTGCGgctatacttaatttatttccaCATAATTAG
- the LOC132785427 gene encoding zinc finger and SCAN domain-containing protein 23 — protein sequence MPTTTEAATQKWIVCRVCLQQPKEAMGSIFNDDASKDLTNMILECGGVPIKKFDHYPDKICDKCSKNLHIAFKFRRICQRSYKHLRQFIAPVVVEQQQQQQLATEEDAPHIMDVSNEPATTELAEVLAMAGTEEHEHEEEIDSKERLVHVKSEQVEEDGIIEELYDVYEAYEGDIVTEQPTNYEEAQGGDEAGEEEADLGANSISGLSADIEYLEQLDQDQLTESAHEDDIEMQHTSDEEFLPVKARNTSNARATSGVVRRRISTRKTNNTSKTAVAKIKRESNCNVTTTNIILNPDETISFGETIVRKAAGIKTKGGHKILVGDKKEFKYICDICGNMYPSQSRLTEHIKVHSGVKPHECEICGHCFAQAQQLARHMNTHTGNRPYKCSYCPAAFADLSTRNKHHRIHTNERPYECDVCHKTFTYTNTLKFHKMIHTGEKPHVCEICGKGFPQAYKLRNHRSTHDRRVGVVRDNVDVMLPYDTAATGGLEL from the exons ATGCCGACGACtacagaagcagcaacacaaaAGTGGATAGTGTGTCGCGTGTGCCTGCAACAGCCCAAGGAAGCGATGGGAAGCATTTTCAATGACGACGCCTCTAAAGATTTGACCAACATGATTCTTGAATGCGGCGGCGTGCCT ATCAAGAAGTTTGATCATTATCCAGATAAGATATGCGACAAGTGCTCGAAGAATCTACACATTGCATTTAAGTTTCGACGAATTTGCCAACGATCCTATAAACACCTTCGGCAATTCATAGCTCCTGTTGTCgtggagcagcaacagcagcaacaactggcCACAGAAGAGGATGCCCCCCATATCATGGATGTCAGCAATGAGCCGGCCACCACTGAACTGGCTGAAGTCCTTGCCATGGCGGGGACGGAAGAGCATGAGCACGAGGAGGAAATTGACTCCAAGGAACGCTTGGTGCACGTGAAGAGTGAACAAGTGGAGGAGGATGGCATCATCGAGGAACTGTACGATGTATACGAAGCGTACGAAGGAGATATTGTTACCGAGCAGCCAACCAACTATGAGGAAGCTCAAGGCGGTGACGAAGCTGGCGAAGAAGAAGCTGATTTGGGAGCCAATTCAATATCGGGACTTTCAGCAGACATTGAGTATCTCGAGCAATTGGATCAGGATCAGCTAACTGAAAGTGCACACGAAGATGACATTGAAATGCAGCATACATCAGATGAGGAATTCCTACCGGTTAAAGCACGTAATACATCCAATGCAAGGGCTACGTCAGGCGTAGTAAGACGACGAATCAGCACGCGCAAAACCAATAACACTAGCAAAACGGCGGTGGCAAAGATAAAACGGGAGAGCAACTGCAATGTGACGACGACAAACATTATTCTTAATCCGGATGAAACGATCAGTTTTGGCGAAACGATTGTGCGCAAAGCGGCGGGCATCAAGACCAAAGGTGGCCACAAGATACTCGTGGGCGACAAGAAGGAGTTTAAGTATATTTGCGACATTTGCGGCAACATGTATCCATCGCAGAGTCGCCTCACCGAGCACATTAAAGTGCATTCCGGAGTCAAGCCACACGAGTGCGA AATCTGCGGACATTGCTTTGCCCAGGCGCAGCAGTTGGCGCGACACATGAACACGCACACAGGAAACCGGCCCTACAAGTGCAGCTATTGTCCGGCGGCCTTTGCGGACTTGTCCACGCGCAATAAGCATCATCG TATTCACACTAATGAGCGTCCTTATGAATGCGATGTGTGCCACAAGACCTTCACCTACACTAACACACTGAAATTCCACAAGATGATACACACTGGCGAGAAGCCTCACGT CTGCGAGATTTGCGGCAAGGGCTTTCCCCAAGCGTACAAGTTGCGCAATCACAGAAGCACACATGATCGTCgtgtgggcgtggtcaggGATAACGTGGATGTGATGTTGCCCTATGATACGGCGGCTACAGGTGGCCTGGAGCTGTAA
- the LOC132785428 gene encoding zinc finger and SCAN domain-containing protein 12, whose product MKTELNEKWIVCRVCLTNPSEGEEMLQDIFSQNASTRLDQMLHICAGIPVSIDDNFPDKMCAKCVRLLRVAYKFRSTCQRSHQHIADMLATQLSTVIGVEEGEDEDAETEAIARAWEENTNQVNAPIKMEQEAEEASSEFISYVVSGEDAGVVDVYDVATEEQHEVVYDGNDIVTLTEAEIETETDGENFQDYEELEVLASEALNPSTTAVSLADRNVRRIVWSDVPDNDIVNDILSSDDESYLPKAKTKTPPRLLNRVRQPRKVQQKPKTGGSHTDTLLEEKKVGRKPRDKHSNYICDVCGNIYPSQARLTEHMKFHSGIKPHECEICGRGFVQNQQLVRHMNTHTGNRPYKCNFCPAAFADRSTKTKHHRIHTKERPYECDVCLKTFTYSDNLKFHKMIHTGEKPHVCDLCGKGFVKAYKMRLHRVTHEKRGPWKPVDLDIERPERIKNDMSDMVIGILPSS is encoded by the exons ATGAAAACCGAACTGAATGAGAAATGGATTGTGTGTCGCGTCTGCCTAACAAATCCCAGCGAGGGCGAGGAGATGCTGCAGGACATATTCAGCCAAAATGCAAGCACCCGCCTCGATCAAATGCTGCACATCTGTGCAGGGATTCCT GTCAGCATAGACGATAATTTCCCGGATAAGATGTGCGCAAAATGCGTGCGTCTGTTGCGAGTCGCCTACAAATTTCGTTCAACCTGCCAGCGATCTCATCAACACATTGCCGATATGCTGGCGACACAGCTGAGCACTGTCATTGGCGTAGAGGAGGGCGAGGACGAGGACGCGGAGACGGAAGCAATTGCGCGAGCGTGGGAAGAGAACACGAATCAGGTGAATGCACCAATAAAAATGGAACAGGAGGCGGAAGAGGCGAGCTCAGAATTTATCAGCTATGTGGTTTCTGGCGAAGATGCTGGAGTCGTCGATGTCTATGATGTAGCTACAGAGGAGCAACATGAGGTTGTCTATGATGGCAACGACATTGTGACGCTGACCGAAGCCGAAATTGAAACAGAAACCGATGGCGAGAACTTTCAAGATTATGAGGAATTGGAGGTGCTGGCAAGCGAAGCGCTGAATCCAAGCACCACAGCGGTGTCATTGGCTGATCGTAATGTGCGGCGCATTGTCTGGAGCGATGTGCCCGATAATGATATAGTCAACGATATATTGAGCTCAGACGACGAAAGCTATTTGCCAAAAGCGAAAACGAAGACGCCACCTCGTCTTTTGAATCGGGTACGGCAGCCGCGAAAGGtgcaacaaaagccaaaaacaggTGGGTCCCACACAGATACGCTGCTTGAGGAGAAAAAAGTGGGGCGCAAGCCTCGCGACAAGCACTCCAACTATATATGCGATGTTTGTGGAAACATTTATCCCTCCCAGGCGCGTCTCACCGAACACATGAAATTCCACAGCGGCATTAAGCCACACGAATGCGA AATCTGCGGACGTGGTTTTGTGCAGAACCAGCAACTGGTCAGACACATGAATACACATACAGGTAACAGACCCTACAAATGCAACTTTTGCCCCGCTGCCTTTGCTGATCGCTCCACGAAAACGAAGCATCATCG AATACATACAAAGGAGCGTCCTTATGAGTGCGATGTGTGCCTTAAAACATTTACCTATTCGGACAATTTGAAATTCCACAAAATGATACACACAGGTGAAAAGCCACACGT CTGCGATCTGTGTGGCAAAGGCTTTGTCAAGGCATACAAAATGCGTCTGCATCGTGTGACGCACGAGAAACGTGGTCCTTGGAAGCCCGTCGACCTGGACATAGAACGACCGGAGCGTATTAAAAATGATATGTCCGATATGGTTATTGGCATATTGCCCTCGTCTTAG
- the LOC132785430 gene encoding zinc finger protein 502 isoform X2 yields the protein MNSAGPSCRICLQQPKTETLMPTDENFCSNIKQCTGVMEVEMPNKICTSCALLLRAALRLRTLCQQAEEQLRHLKLEQQQPQEQQMKLDSDSESDVALSEIEGGVSYELTLETESITHTETTVPETKSERHQPEENKGINYVCNICNNVYSEKVKLTAHLKLHSVHKPHECEICHKRFRQTPQLARHMNSHTGLRPYKCDYCESSFADPSTRIKHQRIHTKERPYKCKYCTKSFAYSNVLNVHLKIHTGERPFSCQYCGRRFSQLHHKNTHERSHRAKDSDSIMITLEEE from the exons ATGAACAGCGCGGGACCGAGTTGTAGGATCTGCCTGCAACAACCCAAGACAGAAACACTAATGCCAACGGATGAGAATTTCTGCTCCAATATTAAACAATGTACCGGAGTTATG GAAGTGGAGATGCCCAATAAGATCTGCACCAGCTGCGCTTTGCTGTTGCGCGCCGCGCTCAGACTGCGAACACTATGCCAGCAGGCCGAAGAGCAATTGCGTCACTTGAAGctagaacagcaacagccgcaggagcagcaaatgaaattggACAGTGACAGTGAAAGTGATGTTGCTCTATCGGAGATTGAGGGAGGCGTCTCTTACGAATTGACGCTGGAGACGGAAAGCATTACCCACACTGAGACAACTGTGCCCGAAACTAAATCGGAGAGACATCAGCCTGAGGAAAACAAAGGAATAAACTATGTTTGCAACATCTGCAATAATGTCTATTCGGAGAAGGTGAAACTGACGGCGCATTTAAAGCTGCACAGCGTGCATAAGCCACACGAGTGCGA AATCTGTCACAAGCGCTTCCGACAGACGCCTCAACTAGCGCGTCATATGAACTCACACACTGGACTACGACCATACAAGTGTGACTATTGCGAGTCCTCCTTTGCAGATCCTTCCACACGCATCAAGCATCAACG CATCCACACAAAGGAGAGACcgtacaaatgcaaatactgCACTAAGTCATTTGCCTACTCGAATGTGCTCAATGTACACCTTAAAATCCATACGGGAGAGCGACCCTTTAGTTGTCAATATTGCGGTCGACGATTCTCTCAGTTGCATCACAAGAATACGCATGAACGCTCGCACCGAGCGAAGGATTCAGATTCGATAATGATAACACTGGAGGAGGAATAA
- the LOC132785430 gene encoding zinc finger protein 665 isoform X1 → MNSAGPSCRICLQQPKTETLMPTDENFCSNIKQCTGVMFTQEVEMPNKICTSCALLLRAALRLRTLCQQAEEQLRHLKLEQQQPQEQQMKLDSDSESDVALSEIEGGVSYELTLETESITHTETTVPETKSERHQPEENKGINYVCNICNNVYSEKVKLTAHLKLHSVHKPHECEICHKRFRQTPQLARHMNSHTGLRPYKCDYCESSFADPSTRIKHQRIHTKERPYKCKYCTKSFAYSNVLNVHLKIHTGERPFSCQYCGRRFSQLHHKNTHERSHRAKDSDSIMITLEEE, encoded by the exons ATGAACAGCGCGGGACCGAGTTGTAGGATCTGCCTGCAACAACCCAAGACAGAAACACTAATGCCAACGGATGAGAATTTCTGCTCCAATATTAAACAATGTACCGGAGTTATG TTCACGCAGGAAGTGGAGATGCCCAATAAGATCTGCACCAGCTGCGCTTTGCTGTTGCGCGCCGCGCTCAGACTGCGAACACTATGCCAGCAGGCCGAAGAGCAATTGCGTCACTTGAAGctagaacagcaacagccgcaggagcagcaaatgaaattggACAGTGACAGTGAAAGTGATGTTGCTCTATCGGAGATTGAGGGAGGCGTCTCTTACGAATTGACGCTGGAGACGGAAAGCATTACCCACACTGAGACAACTGTGCCCGAAACTAAATCGGAGAGACATCAGCCTGAGGAAAACAAAGGAATAAACTATGTTTGCAACATCTGCAATAATGTCTATTCGGAGAAGGTGAAACTGACGGCGCATTTAAAGCTGCACAGCGTGCATAAGCCACACGAGTGCGA AATCTGTCACAAGCGCTTCCGACAGACGCCTCAACTAGCGCGTCATATGAACTCACACACTGGACTACGACCATACAAGTGTGACTATTGCGAGTCCTCCTTTGCAGATCCTTCCACACGCATCAAGCATCAACG CATCCACACAAAGGAGAGACcgtacaaatgcaaatactgCACTAAGTCATTTGCCTACTCGAATGTGCTCAATGTACACCTTAAAATCCATACGGGAGAGCGACCCTTTAGTTGTCAATATTGCGGTCGACGATTCTCTCAGTTGCATCACAAGAATACGCATGAACGCTCGCACCGAGCGAAGGATTCAGATTCGATAATGATAACACTGGAGGAGGAATAA
- the LOC132785431 gene encoding zinc finger protein 436: MDTTEPVLDISSVCRICLQDNDAHMVSIYDHDEQQRGVSICDKIEHCCGIKIIRTPELPTRICMKCRAFLTLAHKFRQICRHSDDFLREFIFPDPCEEPEKPNLEEAPAQTYEQVEVEVLEEGVWCNDEVIEETPATAVSVPSEPTTSLVVVAASKAAKPHVCDICGNSYPRKSTLDTHLRRHNNDRPYQCEICQKTFHVNYQLMRHIRQHTGARPYCCQYCQRSFADRTSLVKHERIHRNERPYVCNTCGKNFTYSNVLKVHYKTHTGEKPHMCKLCNKSFARHHNLVAHLQTQQHVNDPRCAAYLHTLRAANVIAAREVS, encoded by the exons ATGGACACCACAGAGCCTGTCTTAGACATTTCATCCGTGTGCCGTATTTGCCTGCAGGACAACGATGCACACATGGTATCCATCTACGACCATGACGAGCAGCAACGGGGCGTTTCCATTTGCGATAAAATCGAACATTGCTGCGGAATAAAA ATTATTCGCACTCCAGAGCTTCCCACGCGGATCTGCATGAAATGTCGTGCATTTTTGACACTGGCCCATAAGTTTCGACAAATTTGCCGACACTCAGATGATTTCTTGCGCGAATTCATATTCCCCGATCCGTGTGAGGAGCCGGAAAAACCCAACTTAGAAGAGGCACCCGCACAGACGTACGAGCAAGTTGAAGTCGAAGTGCTAGAGGAAGGTGTCTGGTGTAACGACGAAGTAATTGAAGAAACACCCGCAACGGCAGTATCGGTTCCCTCGGAGCCAACAACCAGTCTCGTAGTAGTGGCAGCTTCAAAGGCGGCAAAGCCACATGTCTGCGATATTTGTGGCAACAGTTATCCGCGCAAGAGCACGCTTGACACCCACTTACGCcgccacaacaacgacaggCCTTATCAATGCGA AATCTGCCAGAAAACGTTCCATGTAAACTATCAGTTGATGCGTCACATACGACAACACACCGGAGCTCGACCTTATTGTTGCCAATACTGTCAGCGAAGTTTCGCAGATCGCACATCGCTAGTAAAGCATGAACG TATACATCGTAATGAACGACCATACGTCTGCAACACCTGCGGGAAAAACTTCACTTATTCAAATGTGCTCAAGGTGCACTATAAGACGCACACCGGCGAAAAACCGCACATGTGCAAACTATGCAACAAGAGCTTTGCTCGCCATCACAATTTGGTGGCCCATCTCCAGACGCAACAGCATGTGAACGATCCCCGTTGTGCTGCCTATCTGCACACGCTTCGAGCCGCAAATGTTATAGCTGCTAGAGAAGTTAGCTga
- the LOC132785423 gene encoding LOW QUALITY PROTEIN: phagocyte signaling-impaired protein (The sequence of the model RefSeq protein was modified relative to this genomic sequence to represent the inferred CDS: deleted 2 bases in 2 codons), with the protein MAQQGMDSALFERRLRPVYDNLEVGNNRKALQESEKLLRKHPNLLCARALKGLSLLRLGRYEESHGCLQVVAQEKPIDDSTLQVLSFCYREMEQLDKIVELYQHAVKQNPGNEELLAHLFVSHVRVEDYKAQQAVALQLYKAQPKNAYYFWSVISVVFQGIRGPESAIPEKRKLYLALAQRMVDKHIKEGKMETEQEAFLYLHILKLQNKHQEAWEFLTGELCAKLYPGAPVSMKFELLKELGNWKALNELLQQLLEADRDRWDYYKEYLQSCFELIKSTPTTEEGTPNDTLNSCHKFLLHIIESSTRKTRGPYLARLELHKRMRAIQLPAKELVGDFDDLIIEYFVLFGDKSCCTHDIALFLPSISMEQRQALANKLLAESGISSTSLPQTKEHMQKHICALQISRMCGVHIELSVDHLLAFYTALKLHYEHGYSSFGTQLLSTEMGPSDPYALLAANVMYDISFREQKSDQLFEALCLLQYVLRNSTSNFHVKLLSLKIYHMFGCMLGAQEMYDYLDIKQIQLDSMGYVHCNLLPLSGRFSGVRTCYDSTLKFFTNSYKERLEYIALTYRFCTFSKMEEFMNFKERLTNSLLYVACSVEAQLCDLVSCYGNVQQNLTAYVTMSIEPADDRIAWNELSDNRDLEAIIRWDPLHLVDAEAARKESYDQEIEVLQIRSLLLRLFASFIDLYHAPPTAKLDMSNSKTPLEPPVEDTATIELLRESWTGLHQRLRLMNYKPLSQQFLVNLLPTRLHLLLELPYERFFDDLAQFVLNLYAGAPQLAMQCKRMSENVVAVMELCVQTITESNEWNSKDGLWKRRSHQQKVAACLEILSLYAFLLSVLNDKLQASAKTKTKKKPTGDNKTQDMPQIISEKERSQMLQELMRQLKHKLEACDSALRSWKPPNLPRELSSFMADMSLKPEVEATLIGDVSATFKESHEVMVTELRNLIKDKIRIVGK; encoded by the exons aTGGCACAGCAGGGCATGGATTCCGCATTATTTGAACGGCGATTGCGACCGGTTTATG ACAACTTGGAGGTGGGTAACAATCGTAAAGCACTGCAGGAATCGGAAAAGTTGCTACGTAAGCATCCAAATTTATTATGCGCACGTGCTCTAAAG gGTTTGTCGTTGCTCCGCTTGGGCCGCTACGAAGAGAGCCATGGCTGTTTGCAGGTTGTCGCCCAGGAGAAACCCATCGACGATTCCACGTTACAGGTGCTCTCCTTCTGCTACCGGGAAATGGAGCAAC TTGACAAAATCGTTGAGCTTTATCAACACGCTGTTAAACAGAATCCCGGCAATGAGGAACTTTTGGCGCATCTTTTCGTTTCACATGTCCGTGTCGAGGATTACAAAGCCCAGCAGGCGGTCGCATTGCAGCTGTACAAAGCGCAGCCAAAGAATGCCTACTACTTTTGGTCCGTTATCAGCGTGGTATTCCAAGGGATTCGTGGTCCCGAATCAGCAATACCTGAGAAACGTAAACTTTACTTGGCATTGGCTCAACGTATGGTCGACAAGCACATTAAGGAGGGCAAAATGGAAACTGAGCAAGAGGCATTTCTCTATTTGCACATATTGAAACTGCAAAACAAGCACCAAGAGGCCTGGGAATTTCTTACTGGCGAATTGTGTGCAAAGCTTTATCCTGGTGCGCCAGTTAGCATGAAGTTTGAACTGCTTAAGGAGCTGGGCAACTGGAAGGCGCTGAATGAGCTACTACAGCAGCTCTTAGAGGCAGA TCGAGATCGCTGGGATTACTACAAAGAATATCTGCAAAGCTGCTTTGAACTGATCAAAAGTACTCCTACTACCGAAGAGGGCACTCCAAATGACACGCTTAACTCTTGCCATAAGTTTTTGCTGCACATCATTGAATCATCGACGCGCAAGACACGCGGTCCATATCTGGCACGACTTGAGCTGCATAAAAGAATGCGCGCCATTCAACTGCCAGCAAAGGAACTTGTTGGGGACTTTGACGATCTTATCATTGAGTACTTTGTTCTATTTGGTGACAAATCGTGTTGCACACATGACATCGCGCTCTTTCTGCCCTCAATCAGCATGGAACAACGTCAGGCACTGGCTAACAAACTGCTTGCTGAGAGCGGCATTAGTTCAACATCATTGCCTCAAACA AAAGAGCATATGCAAAAGCATATTTGCGCCTTGCAAATCTCACGCATGTGCGGCGTTCACATCGAGTTGTCCGTGGATCATCTTTTAGCCTTTTATACGGCACTTAAACTGCACTATGAGCATGGATACAGTTCATTTGGCACGCAGCTATTGTCAACGGAAATGGGACCCTCAGATCCATATGCTTTGCTGGCAGCCAATGTCATGTACGATATATCGTTTCGAGAACAAAAATCGGATCAACTCTTCGAGGCTTTGTGCTTACTTCAATATGTTTTGAGGAATAGCACGAGCAACTTTCACGTGAAACTGCTTAGCCTGAAAATCTATCATATGTTTGGCTGCATGCTTGGCGCCCAGGAAATGTATGACTATCTGgatattaaacaaattcaattggaCTCGATGGGTTATGTGCATTGCAATTTGCTGCCTCTTTCTGGTCGTTTTTCTGGTGTGCGCACTTGTTACGATTCCACTTTGAAGTTCTTCACAAACAGCTACAAGGAGCGTCTGGAATATATTGCACTAACTTATCGCTTCTGCACGTTCTCCAAAATGGAGGAGTTTATGAACTTCAAGGAACGCCTGACAAACAGTTTGCTGTATGTGGCATGCTCAGTTGAAGCGCAGCTCTGTGATTTGGTGAGCTGCTATGGCAATGTACAGCAAAATCTGACAGCCTATGTAACAATGAGTATTGAGCCCGCTGACGATCGAATTGCATGGAACGAGCTAAGCGATAATCGTGACTTGGAGGCCATTATACGATGGGATCCATTGCACTTGGTTGATGCTGAAGCTGCTCGAAAGGAGTCGTACGATCAGGAGATTGAAGTGCTACAAATACGTTCACTGCTGCTGCGCTTGTTTGCCTCGTTTATTGACTTGTATCATGCACCGCCTACTGCCAAATTGGACATGTCGAACTCGAAGACGCCCTTAGAACCGCCCGTCGAAGATACTGCCACAATAGAGCTACTGCGCGAGTCATGGACAGGCCTCCATCAGCGACTACGACTTATGAATTATAAGCCACTTTCGCAACAATTTCTAGTCAATTTGTTGCCCACGCGGCTGCACCTGCTGCTTGAACTGCCCTACGAACGTTTCTTCGATGATTTGGCCCAATTTGTGCTTAATCTTTACGCTGGTGCGCCACAACTGGCGATGCAATGCAAGCGGATGAGTGAAAATGTGGTTGCCGTCATGGAATTATGTGTTCAGACCATCACAGAAAGTAATGAATGGAATAGCAAGGACGGACTATGGAAGCGACGCAGTCAC CAACAAAAGGTGGCGGCTTGCCTGGAG ATACTTTCACTTTATGCCTTCCTGTTATCGGTACTAAACGACAAGCTGCAAGCCAGcgcgaaaacaaaaacaaaaaagaagccTACGGGAGATAACAAGACACAGGACATGCCACAGATTATCAGTGAA AAAGAGCGCAGTCAAATGCTGCAGGAATTGATGCGTCAATTAAAACACAAACTCGAAGCCTGCGACAGCGCCTTAC gATCTTGGAAGCCACCAAATTTGCCGCGAGAGCTTAGTTCCTTTATGGCAGACATGTCATTGAAACCGGAAGTTGAGGCAACACTTATTGGCGATGTGTCCGCCACATTTAAGGAGTCTCATGAGGTGATGGTTACCGAGCTGCGCAATTTGATAAAGGATAAAATTCGCATAGTGGGCAAATAG